One window of Elaeis guineensis isolate ETL-2024a chromosome 11, EG11, whole genome shotgun sequence genomic DNA carries:
- the LOC105053567 gene encoding SNF1-related protein kinase regulatory subunit beta-3, with the protein MDGPSRDDHEGVTVVGFEVPRSPDSSYNNPIPGNEDEAREPPVVPPHLQHSLLRFPPSQDDSSSLPLPQNVILNHLYIENRESPRSVVALGITHRFRSKFVTVVLYKPVQR; encoded by the exons ATGGATGGCCCAAGTAGAGATGATCAT GAAGGAGTGACTGTTGTGGGATTCGAAGTTCCAAGATCACCGGATTCAAGCTACAACAACCCCATTCCAGGGAATGAAGATGAAGCTAGGGAGCCACCAGTGGTTCCACCTCATTTGCAGCATTCCTTGCTGCGCTTCCCGCCAAGCCAAGATGATTCTAGCAGTCTCCCATTGCCTCAGAATGTTATTCTTAACCACCTCTACATAGAGAACCGGGAGAGCCCGAGATCAGTTGTAGCTCTGGGGATCACCCATCGTTTCCGTTCAAAATTTGTTACAGTTGTGCTCTATAAGCCGGTCCAGAGGTGA